In Cytobacillus oceanisediminis, the following proteins share a genomic window:
- the nuoI gene encoding NADH-quinone oxidoreductase subunit NuoI, producing MLGLAKGLSYTLKNLTRKKVTYDYPNEPLPLPDRFRGIQKFYPEKCIVCNQCANICPTDCIQLTGKKHPDPAKKGKIIDTYDINFEICILCDLCTEVCPTEAIIMTNNFELAEYSRDELFKNLEWLDENDENIRKVNKA from the coding sequence ATGCTTGGTTTAGCGAAAGGATTATCGTATACCCTAAAAAACCTGACACGCAAAAAGGTAACCTATGACTATCCGAATGAACCGCTTCCGCTCCCGGACCGGTTCAGGGGAATTCAAAAGTTTTATCCTGAAAAATGCATCGTGTGCAATCAGTGTGCAAATATTTGTCCAACCGATTGTATCCAGCTGACAGGCAAAAAGCATCCGGACCCTGCCAAAAAGGGGAAAATCATTGATACCTATGATATCAATTTCGAAATTTGCATACTTTGCGACTTGTGCACAGAGGTCTGCCCTACTGAAGCGATTATCATGACCAATAATTTTGAACTGGCGGAATATAGCCGGGATGAACTGTTTAAAAACCTTGAATGGCTTGATGAAAATGATGAAAATATACGGAAGGTGAATAAAGCATGA
- the nuoH gene encoding NADH-quinone oxidoreductase subunit NuoH produces the protein MVEELLYSEAGLLNFGIFFLLATVLLLVVLGFVTYAILAERKVMGFMQLRHGPNQVGGRWGLLQTVADVLKLLLKEDTIPKLADRPLFILAPVIAFAPAFMVLATIPFTDKLQFADIGVGLLYYIAISGLTTVGIVTGAWASNNKYALLGGMRAAAQMISYEIPLVMSVLGIILLTGSLNLNEIVEAQKNGWFIIWQPIAFIVFLIASTAELNRVPFDLPEAESELVAGFHVEYSGFRWAFFMLAEYVYFFAMASLTTVLFLGGWLPLPFLDFIPGAVWFALKFTAVIFILVWFRVTFPRLRADQLMEFGWKVLLPVALANIFLTALLKEWLNIF, from the coding sequence ATGGTAGAAGAACTTCTCTATTCCGAAGCAGGTTTGCTCAATTTCGGTATTTTCTTCTTGCTTGCCACCGTTTTGCTATTAGTCGTTTTGGGATTTGTTACTTACGCCATCCTGGCAGAACGTAAAGTCATGGGATTTATGCAGCTGCGCCATGGCCCGAATCAGGTCGGCGGCCGCTGGGGGCTGCTGCAGACCGTTGCTGATGTATTGAAGCTTTTATTAAAAGAAGACACCATCCCTAAGCTAGCAGACAGGCCGCTGTTTATACTTGCACCAGTTATAGCATTTGCACCGGCATTTATGGTGCTGGCAACAATTCCCTTTACAGATAAACTGCAGTTTGCTGATATTGGAGTTGGATTGCTGTATTACATTGCCATTTCCGGGCTGACAACAGTCGGTATTGTCACCGGAGCATGGGCTTCCAATAATAAATATGCTTTGCTAGGCGGAATGCGTGCCGCGGCCCAGATGATTTCTTATGAGATTCCACTCGTTATGTCTGTATTAGGCATTATCCTTTTAACAGGCAGCTTAAACCTTAATGAGATCGTGGAAGCGCAAAAAAATGGCTGGTTCATCATTTGGCAGCCAATCGCTTTTATCGTATTCCTGATTGCTTCAACAGCGGAGCTGAACCGTGTTCCATTTGACTTGCCTGAGGCGGAATCTGAGCTGGTCGCAGGTTTCCATGTTGAATATTCCGGCTTCCGCTGGGCGTTCTTCATGCTTGCGGAATATGTATATTTCTTTGCAATGGCTTCATTGACAACAGTATTATTCCTTGGCGGGTGGCTGCCGCTTCCATTCCTGGATTTCATTCCGGGTGCCGTTTGGTTTGCGCTTAAGTTCACGGCTGTAATCTTTATATTGGTTTGGTTCCGCGTCACATTCCCGCGCCTTCGTGCAGACCAGCTCATGGAATTTGGCTGGAAGGTTCTGCTGCCGGTAGCGCTTGCGAATATTTTCTTAACAGCTTTGCTGAAAGAATGGCTGAATATATTTTAA
- the murA gene encoding UDP-N-acetylglucosamine 1-carboxyvinyltransferase, giving the protein MDKIIVRGGNRLSGTVKVEGAKNAVLPVIAATLLASDGKSVIRDVPTLSDVYTINEVLRYLNAEVEFENNTVTVNASRELKVEAPFEYVRKMRASVLVMGSLLARNGRARVALPGGCAIGSRPIDQHLKGFEAMGAKVKVGNGFIEAEAPEGRLHGAKIYLDFPSVGATENIMMAATLAKGTTILENVAKEPEIVDLANFLNKMGAKVKGAGTGTIRIEGVDVLFGAEHNIIPDRIEAGTFMVAAAITGGDVLVKGAVPEHSASLIAKMEEMGVTFIEEAEGIRVLGPDKLKAADIKTMPHPGFPTDMQSQMMALLLHAQGTSVITETVFENRFMHVEEFRRMNADIKIEGRSVIMNGPSNLQGAEVAATDLRAAAALILTGLVADGVTRVTELKHLDRGYVNFHDKLAALGADIERVTEVEETPVNNNLVSDMNA; this is encoded by the coding sequence TTGGATAAAATCATCGTCCGCGGCGGAAATAGGTTAAGCGGTACTGTCAAAGTAGAAGGAGCAAAAAACGCTGTCTTACCGGTTATCGCCGCAACACTGTTAGCAAGTGATGGCAAAAGCGTAATTCGTGATGTCCCAACACTCTCCGATGTATATACTATTAATGAAGTATTACGCTATTTAAACGCCGAAGTGGAGTTTGAAAATAATACAGTAACAGTAAATGCATCTCGAGAGTTGAAGGTAGAAGCACCTTTTGAATATGTACGCAAAATGCGTGCTTCAGTTTTAGTCATGGGATCTTTATTAGCAAGAAATGGCCGTGCCCGTGTGGCATTGCCAGGGGGCTGCGCAATCGGTTCCCGCCCGATCGATCAGCATTTAAAAGGCTTTGAAGCGATGGGTGCGAAAGTAAAGGTTGGTAATGGCTTTATTGAAGCGGAAGCACCAGAAGGCCGCTTGCATGGAGCAAAAATATATCTCGATTTCCCTAGCGTTGGTGCTACGGAAAACATTATGATGGCTGCAACATTGGCCAAAGGCACAACGATTTTGGAAAACGTAGCGAAGGAACCGGAAATTGTGGACTTGGCTAACTTCCTGAATAAAATGGGTGCCAAGGTTAAAGGGGCAGGAACTGGCACGATCCGCATTGAAGGTGTGGACGTACTGTTTGGTGCAGAGCACAACATCATTCCTGACCGCATCGAAGCTGGTACATTCATGGTGGCAGCTGCCATTACAGGCGGAGACGTACTTGTTAAGGGCGCTGTTCCTGAGCATTCCGCTTCTTTAATCGCAAAGATGGAAGAAATGGGTGTTACCTTCATTGAAGAAGCTGAAGGAATCCGTGTACTGGGTCCAGACAAATTGAAGGCCGCTGATATTAAAACAATGCCTCATCCTGGATTCCCGACAGATATGCAATCACAGATGATGGCCCTATTGCTTCACGCTCAGGGTACAAGTGTGATTACGGAAACTGTATTCGAAAACCGTTTCATGCATGTGGAGGAATTCCGCCGCATGAACGCTGATATTAAAATTGAAGGCCGTTCTGTCATTATGAACGGACCAAGCAATCTGCAGGGTGCAGAAGTAGCTGCTACAGATCTTCGTGCAGCCGCTGCCTTGATCCTGACTGGATTGGTGGCAGATGGCGTAACACGCGTAACAGAGCTGAAGCATCTTGACCGCGGATACGTGAATTTCCACGACAAGCTTGCTGCACTGGGTGCAGATATCGAACGTGTGACAGAAGTGGAAGAAACACCTGTTAATAACAACCTTGTTTCTGACATGAACGCATAA
- the nuoK gene encoding NADH-quinone oxidoreductase subunit NuoK — protein sequence MSAVPVQAYLALALILFCIGLYGALTKRNTVIVLISIELMLNAVNINLVAFSKYGIMPSITGQIFALFTITVAAAEAAVGLAILIALYRNKKSVNIDEMDAMKH from the coding sequence ATGAGTGCAGTTCCCGTTCAAGCCTACCTGGCATTGGCTTTAATTCTCTTCTGCATCGGGCTGTATGGTGCCTTGACAAAGCGCAATACCGTGATTGTCCTGATCTCGATTGAACTGATGCTGAATGCGGTTAATATTAATCTGGTGGCATTCAGCAAATATGGCATTATGCCATCCATAACAGGCCAGATATTTGCTTTGTTTACAATCACTGTTGCAGCAGCAGAAGCAGCAGTTGGCCTGGCGATATTAATTGCCCTGTACCGTAACAAGAAGAGCGTTAACATTGATGAAATGGATGCTATGAAGCACTAA
- a CDS encoding DUF1146 family protein, giving the protein MITGFGQQALISIMSHLVFIALAWWALQALRFETLLRANHVFQARVLYVLLSIVIGSAVSNFFLDYLLWSQQLPLILQNITFL; this is encoded by the coding sequence ATGATAACAGGATTTGGGCAGCAGGCACTCATCAGCATTATGTCTCATCTGGTGTTTATTGCGCTGGCCTGGTGGGCGCTTCAGGCATTGCGATTTGAGACACTATTGCGCGCAAATCATGTTTTTCAGGCACGTGTATTGTATGTTCTGCTTTCTATTGTGATTGGATCAGCCGTAAGCAACTTCTTTCTCGACTATCTTCTATGGTCCCAGCAGCTGCCGCTTATACTGCAGAACATCACCTTTCTTTAG
- a CDS encoding YwmB family TATA-box binding protein: MKNLAITLSIIAIIGFMMINIGNKTTVAKGELDLLTMASVLQGENILIKDWTLHAREKMENLQTLQEVKVFTNELQAKYPDWEWSFQRSEKSWEAEAIIKKTDTQSEAVKVLTTPTKGQVQAYVIYEAKGQGWKKEQSELAAELNSKISDIFRGNATIFSCIQGEFNDKINKSLPDTATQLLEAFNATEIEALKEDQFISASANSPLFGESIETNGNEMNMQLGLRTQGMGAKTNIVIGTPIITIEY, from the coding sequence ATGAAAAATTTAGCCATTACATTATCTATTATTGCCATTATTGGTTTCATGATGATAAACATTGGGAATAAGACGACTGTAGCCAAAGGGGAGCTTGACCTGTTAACGATGGCCTCGGTTTTACAGGGCGAGAATATTTTAATCAAAGATTGGACTTTGCATGCGAGAGAAAAAATGGAAAACCTTCAAACTCTTCAGGAAGTGAAAGTATTCACCAATGAATTGCAGGCGAAATATCCTGATTGGGAATGGAGCTTTCAAAGATCAGAAAAGTCTTGGGAAGCAGAAGCTATTATTAAGAAAACAGATACTCAGTCAGAAGCAGTAAAAGTTTTAACGACCCCCACAAAAGGTCAAGTTCAGGCGTATGTGATTTATGAGGCCAAGGGTCAGGGGTGGAAGAAAGAACAGAGCGAACTGGCTGCAGAACTGAATAGTAAGATTTCTGACATTTTTCGAGGAAATGCCACAATTTTCTCTTGTATCCAGGGTGAATTCAATGATAAGATTAATAAGTCTTTGCCTGATACTGCAACTCAATTGCTAGAAGCTTTTAATGCAACAGAAATAGAAGCACTAAAAGAAGACCAATTTATTTCAGCATCAGCAAATTCACCGCTTTTTGGTGAATCCATTGAGACAAATGGCAATGAAATGAACATGCAGCTTGGATTACGGACACAAGGAATGGGCGCCAAGACAAACATAGTTATTGGCACACCCATTATAACGATTGAATATTAA
- a CDS encoding NADH-quinone oxidoreductase subunit D, which yields MLRTEEMLLNVGPQHPSTHGVFRLVLKIDGEIIKEAKPVIGYLHRGTEKLAENLQYTQIIPYTDRMDYLAAMTNNYILVHAVETMMDLKIPDRAEYLRVITMELGRIASHLVWWGTYLLDIGATSPFLYAFREREMIINMLNEISGGRLTFNYMRVGGVKWDAPEGWIDKVKEFVPYMREQLKGYHQLVTGNEIFMNRVKGVGKYTKEDALNYSLSGANLRCTGVKWDLRKDEPYSIYDRFDFDVAVQDGGDAWARYHVRMKEIEESLKILEQAVEQFPSEGDILAKVPKIIKAPKGEAFVRIESPRGEIGCYIASDGKKEPYRLKFRRPSFYNLQILPKLLEGENIANLIAILGAIDIVLGEVDG from the coding sequence ATGCTGCGAACCGAAGAAATGCTATTGAATGTTGGACCTCAGCATCCAAGTACGCACGGTGTTTTCCGCCTTGTTCTGAAAATTGACGGTGAGATCATTAAAGAGGCGAAACCGGTGATCGGCTATCTGCACCGCGGAACGGAGAAATTGGCTGAAAACCTGCAGTATACGCAAATTATTCCTTATACAGACAGAATGGATTATCTTGCTGCCATGACGAATAACTACATCCTTGTCCATGCCGTTGAAACAATGATGGATCTTAAAATTCCGGATCGGGCAGAATACCTGCGGGTAATTACGATGGAACTTGGCCGGATTGCCAGCCATCTCGTATGGTGGGGTACATATTTACTGGATATTGGAGCGACAAGCCCATTCCTGTATGCATTCAGAGAGCGTGAAATGATTATAAATATGCTGAATGAGATATCCGGGGGCCGCTTAACGTTTAACTATATGCGTGTCGGCGGTGTAAAATGGGATGCTCCTGAGGGCTGGATTGATAAAGTAAAAGAGTTTGTTCCCTATATGCGTGAACAGCTGAAAGGCTATCATCAGCTTGTAACAGGAAATGAAATTTTCATGAACCGTGTCAAAGGGGTAGGAAAGTATACGAAAGAGGATGCGTTAAACTACTCCCTGAGCGGTGCAAACCTTCGCTGCACAGGCGTGAAATGGGATCTCCGCAAAGATGAGCCATACTCCATCTATGACCGCTTCGATTTCGATGTTGCCGTTCAGGACGGCGGGGACGCGTGGGCCCGCTATCATGTGCGCATGAAGGAAATTGAAGAATCATTAAAGATCCTTGAACAGGCTGTAGAACAATTCCCTTCAGAAGGCGATATTCTGGCAAAAGTGCCAAAAATCATTAAAGCGCCGAAAGGGGAAGCGTTTGTTAGAATCGAGTCTCCACGGGGAGAAATCGGCTGCTATATCGCGAGTGATGGAAAGAAAGAGCCATACCGTTTAAAATTCCGGAGGCCATCATTCTATAATCTTCAAATTCTCCCAAAATTGCTTGAAGGCGAAAACATTGCGAACTTGATTGCTATTTTAGGGGCAATTGATATTGTCCTTGGGGAGGTGGACGGTTAA
- a CDS encoding NADH-quinone oxidoreductase subunit M encodes MNLAYFLSILVFSPLLGILVLSFLPKTQESLIKTVGFLATIPPLMLALIAYFQYRAGASLEQLNEKVSWIQFGDSGQLGNLFSIDYELGLDGFSLIMVVLTAVLSTLAAIASIHIKKEWKGYFMLFLLLEVGMLGVFAAENLILFFIFFEITLIPTFFLIGKWGYFEKENAAYSFLIYNGLGSAVLLIVIMVLFARTGTANIDALMAAMNADNPQLVAPISENMKMGMLIALLIAFGVKLPIFPLHSWMVRVHVQAPPSIVMLHAGVLLKIGAFGLIRFGMGIFPEQFQSLAVWLAVLGVVNLLYGAFLAFVQTDFKMVLAYSSISHMGIVLIGLGALNEAGIQGAIFQVVSHGLIAALLFFLVGVFYERVQTSNIQNLGGLAKGMPITAGFLLAGAMASLGLPGMSGFVSEFMAFLGLFKEMPILAAVGTIGIIMTAVYLLRAVLGITYGKAHRDFAGVTDMKRFEFVPVLVLVGLIVLIGVYPSVLSEPLTSTLETIMLGIGG; translated from the coding sequence ATGAACCTAGCTTATTTTCTATCCATTTTAGTTTTCTCCCCGCTGCTTGGTATTTTAGTATTATCGTTTTTGCCGAAAACACAGGAATCATTGATCAAGACCGTTGGATTCCTGGCTACCATTCCGCCACTCATGTTGGCGCTGATTGCCTATTTTCAATACCGGGCAGGTGCAAGCCTGGAACAGCTGAATGAAAAAGTCAGCTGGATTCAGTTTGGAGATTCCGGCCAGCTGGGCAACCTTTTTTCCATTGATTATGAACTGGGGCTGGATGGATTTTCATTAATCATGGTTGTGCTCACAGCTGTGCTTTCTACACTGGCAGCTATTGCTTCTATTCATATTAAAAAAGAATGGAAGGGCTACTTCATGCTGTTCCTGCTGCTTGAAGTCGGCATGCTGGGTGTATTTGCAGCTGAAAACCTGATTCTTTTCTTTATTTTCTTTGAAATCACCTTGATTCCGACCTTCTTCCTGATCGGGAAATGGGGTTACTTTGAAAAGGAAAATGCAGCATACAGCTTCCTGATCTATAACGGACTTGGATCTGCTGTTCTGCTAATTGTCATTATGGTGCTGTTTGCCCGAACTGGCACAGCTAATATTGATGCTTTAATGGCCGCAATGAACGCGGATAATCCGCAGCTTGTTGCGCCAATCTCTGAAAATATGAAAATGGGCATGCTGATTGCGCTTTTAATTGCATTTGGTGTGAAGCTTCCTATTTTCCCGCTGCATAGCTGGATGGTAAGGGTTCACGTACAAGCTCCGCCATCAATCGTCATGCTGCACGCAGGGGTGCTTTTGAAAATAGGGGCATTCGGTTTAATCCGCTTCGGCATGGGAATATTTCCTGAGCAATTCCAAAGCCTAGCTGTATGGCTGGCTGTGCTCGGAGTCGTGAATTTACTGTACGGAGCGTTCCTGGCGTTTGTTCAGACCGACTTTAAAATGGTGCTTGCCTACTCTTCTATTTCCCACATGGGAATCGTTTTAATCGGGTTAGGTGCATTAAATGAGGCAGGAATCCAGGGGGCGATTTTCCAGGTTGTTTCTCACGGTTTAATCGCAGCACTTTTATTCTTCCTTGTTGGTGTTTTTTATGAACGCGTTCAAACCTCCAATATTCAAAATCTCGGCGGTTTGGCAAAAGGGATGCCGATTACGGCAGGCTTCCTGCTTGCAGGGGCTATGGCCTCACTTGGCCTGCCTGGCATGTCAGGGTTTGTAAGTGAATTTATGGCCTTCCTTGGCCTGTTTAAAGAAATGCCGATTCTCGCTGCAGTCGGTACTATCGGAATCATTATGACAGCTGTTTACCTGCTTCGCGCGGTACTGGGCATCACATACGGCAAAGCGCATAGAGACTTTGCCGGCGTAACGGATATGAAAAGGTTTGAGTTCGTGCCTGTCCTGGTCTTAGTCGGCTTAATTGTCCTGATTGGTGTTTATCCAAGTGTACTGAGTGAACCGCTGACATCAACACTTGAAACGATCATGCTAGGGATAGGAGGGTGA
- a CDS encoding NADH-quinone oxidoreductase subunit J produces MTFSGEFLAFMSLALVAVIGGVLLLNLTKVVHMVVALVFTFVSIAGIYVLLSAEFLAAVQILIYSGAITIIMLFGIMLTRHNDTSEPKTGRWRKLLLFLGVLGFAFAVYIGIYNLDLPSAPNDLHVNNTEQIGIELYSKFIIPFEVTSVLLLVALIGSIVLAKRDDEKEAEKE; encoded by the coding sequence ATGACGTTTTCAGGTGAATTTTTAGCGTTTATGTCTCTAGCTTTAGTTGCGGTCATCGGCGGCGTGCTTTTATTAAACCTTACAAAAGTCGTGCATATGGTTGTCGCGCTGGTATTTACATTTGTAAGCATCGCCGGAATTTACGTGCTGCTTTCTGCTGAATTCCTGGCTGCAGTCCAGATCTTAATTTACTCCGGTGCCATCACCATCATCATGCTGTTCGGAATCATGCTGACGCGCCATAACGATACAAGCGAGCCGAAAACAGGCCGCTGGAGAAAGCTGTTATTATTCCTGGGTGTGCTTGGTTTTGCTTTCGCAGTCTACATCGGGATTTATAACCTCGATTTGCCTTCAGCACCGAATGACCTTCATGTCAATAATACAGAGCAAATTGGAATTGAGCTTTACTCAAAATTCATAATTCCATTTGAAGTAACATCTGTTCTATTATTGGTCGCTTTAATTGGTTCTATTGTTTTGGCCAAAAGAGATGATGAGAAGGAGGCGGAAAAGGAATGA
- the nuoN gene encoding NADH-quinone oxidoreductase subunit NuoN — MDLETLLSYEWGIMTPEFIILGVATALSLMDLFMPKSQSRKILGWVGFAGILAALVSLLGLIGHGPESILLDTFRLDSFAKAFKLLLLIGSAMVLLIAIGYEPNEGLEEFRGEFFYLFMAALLGAMIMSSSGDLITLFVGLELLSISSYILAGMRKRNLHSNESAMKYVINGSIATAITLFGMSYVYGLTGTTNLKEMAGFLTSFYNEQHIYLLGLAFFMIVVGLSFKLAAAPFHMWAPDVYQGAPTPVTAFLSVVSKTAGFIIIIRILFSIFANAPSGDAQGLPMILALQDYIAFLAGATMIIGNLIALRQRNIKRLFAYSSIAQAGYLLVVIASMSLFMFDTLWFYLGAYLFMNLGAFAIIQHVTHKSGSEDISQFAGLYRRAPFLAIAMGIFLLSLAGIPGTAGFIGKLNIFMGALVPNEGHYVLVSIMIATTVVSYFYYFGVMVQMFFRPAADTGKVKIPAALTAVIGISLAATILFGVAPNIAFDFLQGNFNQFTDFFQ; from the coding sequence ATGGATCTCGAAACATTATTATCATATGAATGGGGCATTATGACGCCAGAGTTCATCATCCTTGGTGTTGCGACCGCTCTTTCACTAATGGATTTATTTATGCCGAAATCACAAAGCCGGAAAATTCTCGGCTGGGTCGGGTTTGCCGGAATTCTGGCAGCACTTGTTTCCTTACTGGGCCTTATCGGACATGGCCCAGAATCCATTTTGCTTGATACGTTCAGGCTTGATTCCTTTGCAAAAGCTTTTAAGCTGCTGCTTTTGATCGGATCGGCAATGGTACTGCTGATTGCCATTGGCTATGAGCCAAATGAAGGATTGGAAGAATTCAGGGGGGAATTTTTCTATCTCTTCATGGCTGCATTGCTTGGAGCGATGATCATGTCTTCAAGCGGCGACTTAATTACCCTTTTTGTGGGACTTGAGCTTCTTTCAATCTCGTCGTACATTCTGGCAGGCATGAGAAAAAGAAATCTGCATTCAAATGAATCTGCCATGAAATACGTGATAAATGGCAGTATCGCCACAGCGATCACTTTGTTTGGAATGAGTTATGTATACGGTTTAACTGGAACTACGAACTTAAAGGAAATGGCAGGATTTTTGACATCCTTCTATAACGAGCAGCATATTTACCTGCTTGGCCTTGCGTTCTTTATGATTGTGGTGGGACTATCCTTCAAATTGGCAGCAGCACCGTTCCATATGTGGGCGCCTGATGTGTACCAGGGCGCACCTACACCTGTAACAGCTTTTTTAAGTGTAGTTTCCAAAACAGCAGGGTTCATAATCATTATTCGCATCCTGTTCTCAATCTTCGCGAATGCACCATCCGGTGATGCACAGGGGCTGCCGATGATTCTTGCTCTCCAGGATTACATTGCCTTCCTGGCTGGAGCCACGATGATTATTGGGAACCTGATTGCGTTAAGGCAGCGGAATATCAAGCGTTTGTTTGCCTATTCCAGCATCGCTCAGGCTGGTTATCTGCTAGTCGTAATTGCAAGCATGTCACTGTTCATGTTTGATACACTCTGGTTCTACCTGGGAGCCTACCTATTCATGAACTTGGGTGCGTTTGCGATCATCCAGCATGTGACACATAAATCGGGCTCTGAAGATATCAGCCAATTTGCGGGATTATACCGCCGGGCGCCGTTTCTGGCCATTGCCATGGGCATCTTCCTGCTGTCACTTGCCGGAATTCCGGGAACAGCAGGGTTTATTGGCAAACTGAATATCTTTATGGGTGCCTTAGTGCCGAATGAAGGCCATTATGTATTGGTATCGATTATGATTGCGACAACAGTCGTTTCATACTTCTATTACTTCGGCGTAATGGTGCAGATGTTCTTCAGGCCAGCAGCTGATACAGGAAAGGTTAAGATCCCGGCAGCCTTAACAGCTGTTATCGGCATCAGCCTAGCAGCAACCATCCTGTTTGGAGTTGCACCAAATATTGCATTCGACTTCCTGCAGGGCAATTTCAACCAGTTCACTGATTTCTTTCAATAA
- the nuoL gene encoding NADH-quinone oxidoreductase subunit L, producing MMENAWIIPLFPLLSFLFLILFGKRLKEASAYIGILFTLASLVYSILVLFDRFSAPTFKAEGVWLTIGDVQLTAGFEVNQLNALMLVIVSLVSFLVHTYSKGYMQGDDRFPVFYAYLGLFTFAMLGLVISPNLLQTYFFWELVGLGSFLLIGFYFYKEEAKAAAKKAFIMTRIGDVGLLIGMILLFWQAGSFEYDEIFAAVEAGAISGTMITLTAILIFVGAVGKSGQFPLHTWLPDAMEGPTPVSALIHAATMVAAGVYLVAALFPLFTASETALMTVAVIGAFTAIFAASIGLVQKDIKRVLAYSTVSQLGYMMLALGSAGYVAGVFHLMTHAFFKALLFLAAGSVIHAVHTQNIEHMGGLWKKLRVTGPLFLIGTLAISGVPLFSGFFSKDEILIAAWAHGNTVLFWLAVIAAFFTAFYMFRLFFMVFAGEARSDMKNVHESPNVMTMPMVVLGVLAVVAGYVNTPWFGTFLGDWLVEDNQALGHGHIEGPAWIMIVATAVSLLGIFLAWLMYGKRSLSRDWLTSRMPLSYNVLYNKYYIDEFYSLTVVNGAKFISSFLRFLEVFLVEGLVKSVTGITSALGKLGSKIQTGQIQTYGTVAFVGLAILVVIYAFTGGYLK from the coding sequence ATGATGGAGAATGCATGGATCATACCGCTTTTCCCGCTTTTATCGTTTTTGTTCCTTATTTTATTCGGCAAACGGCTAAAAGAAGCGAGTGCTTATATAGGAATTCTGTTTACCCTGGCATCGCTTGTCTATTCAATATTGGTGCTTTTTGACCGGTTTTCGGCACCAACTTTTAAAGCAGAAGGCGTTTGGCTGACTATAGGGGATGTTCAGTTAACAGCGGGTTTTGAAGTTAATCAGTTAAATGCACTGATGCTGGTGATTGTATCACTTGTCAGTTTCCTGGTACATACGTATTCGAAAGGCTATATGCAGGGTGATGACCGCTTCCCTGTTTTCTATGCTTATTTAGGGTTATTTACATTTGCCATGCTGGGCCTTGTCATCTCACCTAATCTGCTTCAGACGTACTTCTTCTGGGAGCTTGTCGGACTTGGTTCCTTCCTGCTGATCGGTTTCTATTTTTACAAAGAGGAAGCAAAGGCTGCGGCTAAAAAAGCATTTATCATGACCCGTATTGGAGACGTCGGCCTTTTGATCGGAATGATTCTATTATTCTGGCAGGCTGGCAGCTTTGAGTATGATGAAATTTTTGCAGCTGTTGAAGCTGGTGCGATTTCGGGCACAATGATTACGTTAACAGCCATTCTTATTTTTGTAGGGGCTGTCGGTAAATCAGGCCAGTTCCCGCTGCATACCTGGCTTCCGGACGCAATGGAAGGACCGACGCCGGTCTCCGCATTAATCCATGCTGCGACAATGGTAGCGGCAGGTGTGTATTTAGTGGCAGCGCTGTTCCCTCTGTTTACAGCAAGTGAAACAGCATTGATGACAGTTGCTGTAATTGGGGCGTTCACAGCCATTTTTGCTGCAAGCATCGGCCTGGTCCAAAAGGATATTAAGCGGGTGCTCGCTTATTCAACCGTCAGCCAGCTTGGCTATATGATGCTGGCGCTGGGTTCTGCCGGATATGTAGCCGGTGTATTCCATTTAATGACACATGCCTTTTTCAAGGCCTTGCTGTTTCTTGCAGCCGGAAGTGTCATCCACGCGGTTCATACACAGAATATTGAACATATGGGCGGATTATGGAAAAAGCTGCGCGTTACTGGCCCTCTATTCCTGATTGGGACACTGGCGATCAGCGGGGTTCCATTATTTTCAGGATTCTTCAGTAAAGATGAGATTTTAATTGCTGCCTGGGCACATGGGAATACAGTGCTGTTCTGGCTAGCGGTGATTGCTGCATTCTTTACGGCATTTTATATGTTCCGTCTGTTTTTTATGGTTTTTGCTGGTGAAGCAAGAAGCGATATGAAAAATGTCCACGAATCGCCAAATGTCATGACGATGCCGATGGTGGTGCTTGGGGTCCTGGCTGTAGTGGCTGGATATGTGAATACACCATGGTTTGGAACATTTCTTGGTGATTGGCTCGTGGAAGATAACCAAGCACTGGGACATGGCCATATTGAGGGGCCTGCCTGGATAATGATTGTCGCTACGGCTGTATCCCTGCTTGGAATTTTCCTTGCCTGGCTAATGTACGGCAAACGCTCGCTTTCCCGCGACTGGCTTACAAGCAGAATGCCGCTTTCATACAACGTTCTGTACAATAAATACTATATTGATGAATTCTATTCGCTGACAGTGGTGAATGGAGCGAAATTCATTAGCTCATTCCTGCGCTTCCTGGAAGTGTTCCTTGTTGAAGGACTAGTAAAGAGCGTAACTGGAATCACGTCAGCACTCGGAAAACTTGGCTCTAAAATTCAAACTGGCCAGATACAGACCTATGGAACAGTGGCATTTGTCGGCCTTGCTATCTTAGTCGTCATCTATGCGTTTACAGGGGGGTACTTAAAATGA